One segment of Clostridium botulinum DNA contains the following:
- a CDS encoding FAD-binding oxidoreductase produces MNEFISEIENINELMKEIEILKKNGKNYSVDSGRTEKLIDRLHPKRLDLIVSEIIDRTEDSKTFRLVSKNGYLPPFEAGQYINMFAQIHGVRTSRPYSISSSPKQRAYYEITVARIKNGFVSDYFLDKAKVGDNFQSSSPSGEFHYNPVFHGKNLIFLAGGSGITPFISMIKEVLDSGLDRNINLIYGIKNEKSAIFLEELKEFNSRHNNFNLTLVASEPQDDYTGESGFITGDLIKRKVTNINSSSFYICGPQVMYDFCRKELKSLGVKNSKIHQEMFGSRQDIQNEPGWPDDLTGKEEFNIYLSDGRSLKGFSGESLLTSLERAGVRVNVCCRSGECSLCRVKLVSGTIFQPRGVLQRYVDEKYGYIHSCKSYPLSDVKIIL; encoded by the coding sequence ATGAATGAGTTTATTTCAGAAATCGAAAATATTAATGAATTAATGAAAGAAATTGAAATTCTTAAGAAAAATGGTAAGAACTATAGTGTAGATAGTGGAAGAACTGAAAAGTTAATTGATAGATTACATCCTAAAAGATTAGATCTTATAGTATCAGAGATTATTGATAGAACTGAGGACTCTAAAACTTTTCGTTTGGTATCGAAGAATGGATATCTTCCCCCTTTTGAAGCAGGTCAGTATATTAATATGTTTGCTCAAATTCATGGGGTTCGTACAAGTAGACCATATAGTATTTCTTCGTCACCAAAACAAAGAGCCTATTATGAAATTACTGTTGCAAGAATTAAGAATGGATTTGTATCAGACTATTTTTTAGATAAAGCTAAAGTTGGAGATAACTTTCAATCTAGTTCACCATCAGGAGAATTTCATTATAATCCAGTATTTCATGGAAAAAACTTAATTTTTTTAGCAGGAGGAAGTGGAATAACTCCTTTTATAAGTATGATTAAAGAAGTACTAGATTCAGGATTAGATAGAAATATTAACTTAATTTATGGTATTAAAAACGAAAAATCAGCAATATTCTTAGAGGAGCTTAAAGAATTTAATTCTCGTCATAATAATTTTAATTTAACACTTGTTGCTTCAGAGCCACAAGATGATTATACAGGAGAAAGTGGATTTATTACTGGAGATTTAATAAAAAGAAAAGTAACTAATATAAATTCATCAAGTTTTTATATCTGTGGTCCTCAAGTTATGTATGATTTTTGTAGAAAAGAACTTAAAAGTTTAGGGGTTAAAAATTCAAAAATTCATCAAGAAATGTTTGGTTCTAGACAAGATATTCAAAATGAACCTGGTTGGCCAGATGATTTAACTGGAAAAGAAGAATTTAACATTTATCTATCTGATGGAAGAAGTTTAAAGGGATTTTCAGGAGAATCATTATTAACTTCACTTGAAAGAGCTGGAGTTAGAGTAAATGTATGCTGTCGTTCGGGAGAATGTAGTTTATGTAGAGTAAAGTTAGTATCAGGAACTATTTTTCAACCAAGAGGTGTATTACAACGTTATGTAGATGAAAAGTATGGATATATTCATTCTTGTAAATCATATCCACTTAGTGATGTGAAAATTATTTTATAA
- a CDS encoding TetR/AcrR family transcriptional regulator has protein sequence MEENINNKRKLRIIDAAIKVFTNKSFEEITMREIAATAGLTTGAIYYHYKSKDDLLYDVINHSIHFIYKISEKDGTNLKDKDVLLSEIKNEVTIRLSKKDEQKLHLLLISYLISKNGELKEKYKENYNIIIDKVANMYLYTFGVENEKLKKSLASIFVAALDGMAIQYSLGLLPQKQKDFIKIFNDFFAESIPLFMERHLE, from the coding sequence ATGGAAGAAAACATTAACAATAAAAGAAAATTAAGAATTATAGATGCTGCAATTAAAGTATTCACCAATAAAAGTTTTGAAGAAATTACTATGCGTGAAATTGCAGCTACAGCTGGACTTACTACTGGTGCAATATATTATCATTATAAAAGTAAAGATGATTTATTATACGATGTGATAAACCACTCCATACATTTTATTTATAAAATATCAGAAAAAGATGGAACAAATTTAAAGGATAAAGATGTACTTTTATCAGAAATAAAAAATGAAGTGACTATACGTTTATCAAAAAAAGATGAACAAAAATTACATTTATTGCTTATTAGTTATCTTATTTCAAAAAATGGGGAATTAAAAGAAAAATACAAGGAAAATTATAATATCATAATTGATAAAGTTGCTAATATGTACTTATATACCTTTGGAGTTGAAAATGAAAAATTAAAGAAAAGTCTAGCTTCAATATTTGTTGCAGCATTAGATGGGATGGCAATACAATATTCTCTAGGACTTCTTCCACAAAAACAAAAAGACTTTATTAAAATTTTTAATGACTTCTTTGCAGAAAGTATTCCTTTATTTATGGAGAGACATTTAGAATAG
- a CDS encoding sigma-54-dependent Fis family transcriptional regulator, protein MENYMTFIDNAWKKFIATGEVDPKVRSDIGDSWIRCRKFGVDPNNGRGSIKHHNIDELIKNNIELISVARPIMESIYSMVSGSGFALFLSDKDGYLLEIIGDQDIMERVNELNFLKGELWTENIVGTNAIGTALYLNKPVQTIGAEHYGVNQHSWTCSASPIHDEDGNLIGCINMSGNYYNAHSHTMGIVTAAAQSIQKQMALTISYKLLNVTFDSISEGMIVINEDMKVKRVNGRALEILNISLEEAIKMDINNVLKGVHFHKLLNENNRSLNNIEWDFNINSSIVKCVINVVPLNISGKNNGMVITFTEVKRVHKLVNKFVGYKAQYKFDDIMTTNNDMKKMMAFAKKAATSDCNILIQGESGTGKELIAQSIHNYSERHKGPFVAVNCASIPRELVESELFGYEKGAFTGALKEGHPGKFELADGGTIFLDEIGELPLDTQSKLLRVLDNGKVIRVGGTYEKQLDVRVIGATNRILKNEISKQNFREDLYYRLSVMEIKTIPLRDRIDDIDVLIKYFIEKLNLKNRDKITRINDYYTEELKKYNWPGNIRELRNVVERDYYLSDNEITNINNMDYIEESNKTNDRTVKETFNIKEDIKIVPLEHLEKNAICDAIKKCNGNIQLASKFLEIGRATLYRKIKKYGIDVSK, encoded by the coding sequence ATGGAAAACTACATGACTTTTATTGATAATGCATGGAAAAAATTTATTGCTACGGGAGAAGTAGATCCTAAAGTTAGAAGTGATATTGGTGATTCGTGGATAAGGTGTAGGAAGTTTGGAGTTGACCCTAACAATGGAAGAGGAAGCATTAAGCATCACAACATAGATGAATTAATAAAAAATAATATCGAACTTATTTCAGTAGCTAGACCTATCATGGAAAGTATTTATAGTATGGTTTCAGGATCAGGCTTTGCTTTATTTTTATCAGATAAAGATGGATATTTATTAGAGATAATAGGTGATCAGGATATAATGGAGAGAGTTAATGAACTAAACTTTTTAAAAGGTGAACTATGGACAGAAAATATAGTAGGAACAAATGCTATAGGAACAGCATTATATCTTAATAAACCAGTTCAAACTATAGGAGCAGAGCATTATGGAGTAAATCAACATTCATGGACTTGCTCAGCATCACCTATTCATGATGAAGATGGAAATTTAATAGGATGTATAAATATGTCTGGAAATTATTATAATGCCCATTCTCATACTATGGGTATAGTAACAGCTGCAGCTCAGTCAATTCAAAAGCAAATGGCGTTAACTATTTCATATAAATTATTAAATGTGACATTTGATTCTATATCAGAAGGCATGATAGTTATTAATGAAGATATGAAAGTGAAAAGGGTAAATGGAAGAGCATTAGAAATATTAAATATATCATTAGAAGAAGCTATAAAAATGGATATTAATAATGTTTTAAAGGGAGTTCATTTTCATAAATTGTTGAATGAAAACAACAGATCATTAAATAATATAGAATGGGATTTTAATATAAATAGTAGCATAGTGAAGTGTGTTATAAATGTAGTTCCATTAAATATAAGTGGTAAGAATAATGGAATGGTAATAACTTTTACAGAAGTTAAGAGAGTTCATAAATTAGTAAATAAGTTTGTAGGATATAAGGCACAGTATAAATTTGATGATATTATGACAACAAATAATGATATGAAGAAGATGATGGCTTTTGCAAAAAAAGCTGCTACAAGTGATTGTAATATATTAATTCAAGGAGAAAGTGGAACTGGTAAAGAGTTAATAGCACAATCAATACATAATTATAGTGAACGACATAAAGGACCTTTTGTTGCTGTAAACTGTGCATCGATTCCGAGAGAATTAGTGGAGAGTGAATTATTTGGATATGAAAAAGGTGCTTTTACAGGCGCTTTAAAAGAAGGACATCCAGGAAAATTTGAACTTGCAGATGGAGGAACAATATTTTTAGATGAAATAGGAGAACTTCCTTTAGATACTCAAAGTAAGCTTCTTAGAGTTTTAGATAATGGTAAGGTTATAAGAGTGGGAGGAACTTATGAAAAACAATTAGATGTCAGGGTGATTGGAGCAACTAATAGAATATTAAAAAATGAAATAAGTAAACAAAATTTCAGAGAAGATTTATATTATAGATTAAGTGTAATGGAGATAAAAACAATTCCGTTAAGAGATAGAATAGATGATATAGATGTACTTATAAAATACTTTATAGAAAAGTTAAATTTAAAAAATAGAGATAAAATTACAAGAATAAATGATTATTACACAGAGGAATTAAAAAAGTATAATTGGCCAGGAAACATAAGAGAGCTTAGAAATGTAGTGGAAAGAGATTATTATTTAAGTGATAACGAAATTACTAATATAAATAATATGGATTATATTGAGGAAAGTAATAAAACTAATGATAGAACTGTAAAGGAAACTTTTAA
- a CDS encoding phytoene desaturase family protein — MHYDVIVIGGGNGGLSVGATLAKKGKKICLLERHNIPGGCGTSFRRGRFEFEVALHQLSSVGTEESPGPTRKIFEELGIMDQLDLFTLDSLYRVVLPGKVDVTMPTDVNEAIVYLSKKFPEYTEQIKDFYNLAFSLFKEANEIQNVSVDKISKEKFPIYFKYALKTAQEVLDEFFEDKNLQLCLNAYWSFMGTPPSIFPFIILAGNISVYMKFKPKYLKGGSQVISQALAEVIRNNNGEVKFNCGAKKIIVENGKAVGVITEDEEKLTADVIVSNISPTATYFDLLEPKNVPKEAVKYLSNFKPSISALTCFIGLDCAPEDIGIKESMNVFYKSADVNEDFLKANIIEIEDDPIIFTCYTIDDPTVSPKGTSIITAGCIKYGKPWLELSPEKYYETKYQCANSIVDRIEVNYPGFREHIEEVSVATPLTHMRYLNTPEGCVYGYEQDLKSTGFFYPNKSMIENLEFTGGFVGLCGFSPNYIQGYKKANEIIDNYWNGGI; from the coding sequence ATGCATTATGATGTAATCGTTATTGGTGGGGGTAATGGAGGTCTGTCAGTTGGAGCTACTCTTGCTAAAAAAGGAAAGAAAATTTGCTTATTAGAGAGGCATAATATTCCAGGGGGGTGTGGTACAAGTTTTAGACGTGGAAGATTTGAATTTGAAGTTGCTTTGCATCAGCTCAGTTCCGTGGGAACAGAAGAATCTCCAGGACCAACTAGAAAGATTTTTGAAGAATTAGGAATAATGGATCAACTTGATTTATTTACTTTAGATAGTTTGTATAGAGTTGTTTTACCTGGTAAAGTAGATGTAACAATGCCAACAGATGTAAATGAAGCAATAGTTTATTTATCAAAAAAATTTCCTGAATATACAGAACAAATAAAGGATTTTTATAATTTAGCTTTTTCATTATTTAAAGAAGCTAATGAGATACAAAATGTTTCGGTGGATAAAATATCAAAAGAAAAGTTTCCAATATATTTTAAGTATGCATTAAAAACTGCCCAAGAAGTATTAGATGAATTTTTTGAGGATAAGAACTTACAATTATGCCTTAATGCATATTGGTCATTTATGGGCACACCTCCATCTATTTTCCCATTTATTATATTAGCAGGGAATATATCTGTTTATATGAAATTCAAACCTAAGTATTTAAAGGGAGGATCTCAAGTTATTTCTCAAGCTCTTGCAGAAGTTATTAGAAATAATAATGGTGAAGTAAAATTTAATTGTGGAGCAAAAAAAATTATTGTAGAAAATGGTAAGGCAGTAGGTGTTATTACAGAAGATGAAGAAAAATTAACAGCAGATGTAATAGTATCTAATATTAGTCCAACAGCAACTTATTTTGATCTTTTAGAACCAAAAAACGTACCTAAAGAAGCAGTAAAATATTTAAGTAACTTTAAGCCGAGTATATCTGCATTAACATGCTTTATTGGTTTGGATTGTGCTCCAGAAGATATAGGAATCAAAGAATCTATGAATGTCTTCTATAAATCAGCAGATGTTAATGAAGACTTTTTAAAAGCAAATATTATAGAGATTGAAGATGATCCAATAATATTTACTTGTTATACAATTGATGATCCAACAGTATCGCCTAAAGGCACATCTATTATTACAGCAGGTTGCATAAAATATGGAAAACCATGGCTAGAGTTGTCTCCTGAAAAATATTATGAAACAAAATATCAATGTGCAAATTCAATAGTAGATCGTATTGAAGTAAATTATCCAGGATTTAGAGAGCATATTGAGGAAGTCTCAGTTGCAACTCCTTTAACACATATGAGATATTTAAATACACCAGAAGGATGTGTCTATGGATATGAACAAGACCTAAAGTCTACAGGATTTTTTTATCCAAATAAGTCAATGATTGAAAATCTAGAGTTCACAGGTGGATTTGTAGGACTTTGTGGATTTAGTCCAAACTATATTCAAGGATATAAAAAAGCAAATGAGATTATTGATAACTATTGGAATGGAGGAATTTAA
- a CDS encoding DUF5692 family protein has product MFLFQPIPWHSWLMFFIVLGGLMLFNEIGRYNKYTGIALFIVLPILLTIFVWPNTSGAKSGQSTANWFQWAKTYSALAGCIIFMGLRFSKKIQAKKWYYVLPPAILAINITEAVIREFQVYGMNETINGMTYIGGPWNIMNGIAGILNILTICGWFGIIVSTDKQKDMIWPDMLWFWIIAYDLWNFGYLYNCVTDRAFYGGLALLLSCTIPAFSIKKGAWLQHRAQTLALWMMVVMIFPGFFTEGKYAVASTHSPTAYMLVSIIALAANIFVAVYQVRTIVKNKKNPLKDEIYTELKSYNTIKKSNM; this is encoded by the coding sequence ATGTTTTTATTTCAACCAATTCCTTGGCATTCTTGGTTAATGTTTTTTATTGTATTAGGTGGTTTAATGCTATTTAATGAAATTGGTCGTTACAATAAGTACACAGGAATTGCATTATTTATAGTATTACCTATTCTATTAACTATTTTTGTGTGGCCTAATACTTCTGGTGCTAAATCTGGTCAATCAACTGCAAACTGGTTTCAGTGGGCAAAGACATATTCAGCTCTTGCTGGTTGTATTATTTTTATGGGATTACGTTTCTCAAAAAAGATTCAGGCAAAAAAGTGGTATTATGTGCTTCCACCAGCTATTCTAGCTATTAATATTACTGAAGCAGTTATTCGTGAATTTCAAGTTTATGGTATGAATGAAACTATAAATGGTATGACCTATATTGGTGGCCCTTGGAATATCATGAACGGTATTGCAGGAATTCTTAATATACTAACAATTTGTGGATGGTTTGGAATTATAGTAAGTACTGATAAACAAAAAGATATGATTTGGCCGGACATGCTTTGGTTCTGGATTATTGCTTACGATTTATGGAACTTTGGTTACTTATATAACTGCGTAACAGATCGTGCTTTTTATGGTGGCTTAGCACTATTATTATCTTGTACAATACCAGCATTTTCTATAAAGAAAGGCGCATGGCTACAACATCGTGCTCAGACTCTCGCTTTATGGATGATGGTAGTAATGATTTTTCCAGGATTTTTTACAGAAGGAAAATATGCAGTTGCATCTACTCACAGCCCTACAGCTTATATGCTAGTTAGTATTATTGCATTGGCTGCGAACATTTTTGTAGCAGTATATCAAGTGCGTACAATTGTAAAGAATAAGAAGAATCCTCTTAAAGATGAAATTTATACAGAACTTAAATCTTATAATACGATTAAAAAATCTAATATGTAA
- a CDS encoding energy-coupling factor ABC transporter permease, whose protein sequence is MKEQKTIKKIAIVFALLFGITPAVNAMHIMEGYLPVKYCVSWGIISLPFLIAGFFSIKKTLREDRKSLVILAMSGAFIFVISSLKIPSVTGSCSHMTGTGLGAILFGPFAVGILGIIVLIFQAILLAHGGLTTLGANTFSMSIAGPILSYIIYILCKKLKVNKKLGIFLAASLGDLFTYCITSLQLAIAYPSPDGGIGASAIKFLGVFAPTQIPLAIVEGILTVIVIIGLETYAKSELTSIGFMKEGK, encoded by the coding sequence ATGAAAGAACAAAAAACCATTAAGAAAATCGCTATTGTATTTGCTTTACTATTTGGAATAACTCCAGCAGTAAATGCGATGCATATTATGGAGGGGTATTTACCAGTTAAGTATTGTGTATCATGGGGAATTATAAGTTTACCATTTTTAATAGCAGGATTTTTTTCTATTAAAAAAACTTTAAGAGAAGATAGGAAATCATTAGTAATTTTAGCGATGTCAGGCGCATTTATATTTGTAATATCATCTTTAAAGATTCCATCAGTTACAGGAAGTTGCTCTCATATGACAGGAACAGGTCTTGGTGCCATTTTATTTGGACCATTTGCTGTTGGGATTTTAGGAATTATAGTATTAATATTTCAAGCAATTTTATTAGCACATGGTGGACTTACTACACTTGGAGCAAACACTTTTTCTATGTCAATTGCAGGACCAATATTATCTTATATAATATATATTCTATGTAAAAAGTTAAAGGTTAATAAAAAACTAGGTATCTTCTTAGCGGCATCTTTAGGAGATTTATTTACTTATTGTATTACTAGCTTACAACTTGCTATTGCTTATCCTTCACCAGATGGTGGAATAGGTGCTTCTGCAATAAAATTTTTAGGTGTTTTCGCACCAACTCAAATACCTCTTGCAATTGTTGAAGGTATATTAACAGTTATTGTTATTATTGGATTAGAAACATATGCAAAATCTGAATTAACATCAATTGGATTTATGAAGGAGGGAAAATAA
- a CDS encoding energy-coupling factor ABC transporter substrate-binding protein: MSKNKKTVIILLIIALIITIVPLFALKGAEFGGSDDAGSEMIEEIHGEYEPWFTPVMETWIDGELPGEIESLLFCVQTGIGVGVFAFFMGRFVERKKWQTGSNKEC; encoded by the coding sequence ATGAGTAAAAACAAAAAAACAGTAATAATATTATTAATTATTGCATTAATTATTACTATAGTTCCTCTATTTGCATTAAAAGGTGCTGAATTTGGTGGATCTGATGATGCTGGAAGTGAAATGATAGAAGAAATACATGGAGAATACGAACCTTGGTTTACACCTGTTATGGAAACATGGATTGATGGAGAATTACCAGGTGAAATAGAGAGTCTTCTTTTCTGTGTTCAAACAGGTATAGGCGTTGGAGTCTTTGCATTTTTTATGGGAAGATTTGTAGAGAGAAAGAAATGGCAAACAGGTAGTAATAAAGAATGCTAA
- a CDS encoding energy-coupling factor ABC transporter ATP-binding protein: protein MDGNLNEAILKVRNLNYKYNNEKIVLSNINIDIYEGEKVAILGSNGAGKSTFFLNINGVLTPKSGDIIYRGKKISKKELNELRKNIGIVFQDADNQIIASTVLAEVSFGPMNLKLPKEEVKERVEEALSYMNLTEFKNRPPHYLSGGEKKRVSIADIIAMQSEIIIFDEPTASLDPLNAIMLEEVLKKLSEEKKTLLISTHDVDFAYRWAERVIVFANGEIIADGTPLQIFKDDKIIKCANLKRPTMLDIYEILLDKGLIDNNSIYPKDIVQFTKML, encoded by the coding sequence ATGGATGGAAATTTAAATGAAGCTATATTAAAGGTAAGAAATTTAAATTATAAATATAACAATGAAAAAATTGTATTATCAAATATAAATATTGATATTTATGAGGGAGAAAAAGTTGCTATTCTTGGATCAAATGGAGCAGGAAAATCAACATTTTTTTTAAATATCAATGGAGTTTTAACACCTAAAAGTGGTGATATCATTTATAGAGGAAAAAAAATATCTAAAAAAGAACTTAATGAATTGAGAAAAAATATAGGAATTGTATTTCAAGATGCAGATAATCAAATAATTGCTTCAACAGTTTTGGCAGAGGTTTCTTTTGGTCCTATGAATTTAAAGTTACCTAAAGAAGAAGTTAAAGAAAGAGTTGAAGAAGCATTATCATACATGAATTTAACAGAATTTAAAAATCGTCCCCCACATTATTTGAGTGGTGGTGAGAAAAAGAGAGTTAGTATTGCAGATATTATTGCAATGCAATCAGAAATTATAATTTTTGACGAACCTACAGCATCGTTAGATCCTTTAAATGCAATTATGCTTGAAGAAGTTTTAAAAAAATTATCAGAAGAGAAAAAAACGCTTTTAATATCTACACATGATGTAGACTTTGCTTATCGTTGGGCAGAACGTGTTATTGTTTTTGCTAATGGAGAAATTATAGCAGATGGAACACCATTACAAATATTTAAGGATGATAAAATAATAAAATGTGCAAATTTAAAGCGTCCTACTATGCTAGACATATATGAAATTTTACTAGATAAAGGTTTAATTGATAATAACTCAATTTATCCTAAGGATATAGTTCAATTTACTAAAATGTTATAA